A region of the Echeneis naucrates chromosome 15, fEcheNa1.1, whole genome shotgun sequence genome:
CCATACCCAGATCACATTGACCCAGCCACCCTCACCTATGCTGGACTGTATCCTTCTGTCCTGTGGTGTTGCCGTTTAACTGCAGTTACAGTAAGCCTACAAATGCGAAAGTCCTGTCTCACTGTTTTATCCTTGATGACCCTGAATCCAGTAATTTTGGAGATGAGAAAGGCTTGCAAATGGCTTTAGGAAACCTTGACATCAACACAATGGACAGGATAGACAACTTCAGCCCAGACAAACCAAGTCCACAGGTAACTTATCAAAAAGTTAATGATGTCCCAATGATAAGGTAACAATTAACAAGATAACAAATTTGCATGCCTTTCAGCTGCTTAAAACTCGCAGTCAACGCTGGAATGACTCACCAACCTCCAATGGGACCAGTATCTGGTGTGGAGAATTTAAGTCAGTCTCTCCTGCCCCACCCTGCTCTGCAGCATCTCCCGACAGGCCTCCCTCCACCAGGGGGAAGGAGAGAGTCATTAGCCAAGAGGACCTCAGGCTGCCTTGCAGAGAACTCCAAGTGAAGAGACCCCATGGTGACTGCTTACCTTTGTGTTTagattatgtttttaaaacaaatatatccAGTTTACCTAACTCTGTAATTTCTTATTTGAATCTGTAAGTCTCACAATTGCAACAAAGGAAGGTAattcaaagacaacaaatagAAGAGAATGCTCTCTCTGTATGGATTTTTTTTGACACAAGGGAATAATGGTACACTGATTATGATGACAGACTGTTCAGATGTTGCCATTTCATCAAATCACAGCTGGTTTTTGTTCTCCCTTAGATTCCTGCATATCAGACCTGGGCTTGTTGCAGCAGTACTCCTCCTCCAGTCAGAAGAGATCCAGGTCCAACCAGCATGATGACATGCCCATCTTAACCTGTCCCTCCCGGCCTCGTAACCGTTTTGCCACTCTGCTGCAGAAGAGAAACTGGGAGGGAGATGGGCAGGCTACACACAGCAGGTCATATTATGATTTAGTCATTAATTTCAAGCATTTATCCTTCAGGTTCaagggggctgctggagccaatcccagctaacgtTCCCGGGGAGGGTGGAGATGCACCCTGGACAGATGAACAGTTTATCGTAGGGCTGAGAAATtgggacacacagacaaaccatCATTCAGGCTCATATTTAGACTTAAGTGTGAGTCTCAAAAATATAGAGCCACCAGTGAATCTAGACAtgcgtgtctttggactgtggggggAAACAAACATGGACAAGGGGAATACTCCCTAGGGAATAAGGCCCTAGGCTAGGAAATCCACAACTTTCTTGCTGCGGGTTTATCTAAATCACTATCTACTAGACACATACAGCAGTATTTAGAAGTTGGGACAGGCTTTATTATCATAAATACCAATAACTCTACACAGACACGTAACTATTGCCTCGAAATACAGCTCAATGCAGGGCTTAATGTATTCCGGCACCGTGCCTGATTTCCGGCAAGTGTCATTGGATTGAGATTTAAAAAGagatcaatataaaaaaaaacaaaactgggatATAGTCAGAGTTCGCCCACCAATGGAATGAGAGTAAcgcagctttccctctcaaccaaactaacatcactagccaatcagaagtaTGGTGGGGTGGGTCTGGGAGAACCTGgttgagatccagcagcaggtgatgctgcattctaaacaacttgggggaaaaaaattagcTCTGAGTTGTCAAAAATTacagcataaaaataaacataaatggctgctgcacatattttagTGTCCAGAAAACGGTGTCAATATGCCAAACTTATTGCTTTCCGAGTTGGAATATAAAATTCTCAGTTCTAGTGGTAGTGGTTCTAGTGGTCTAGAGTTTTAGTGAATGCAGCAtccaaacaattttttttttttttttaatcgaagTCACTGTTGGAAATAATGGGGAGtaaatttgtcaaaatgaaagtgttaaTCCAAATCTACTCATTTCCATGATTaatatgatgaaaatgtttacaCAATTAGTGCGTCTCAAAatccccaaaaaaacaaaacaaccaaaaaaagagGTCTCTGTCAATGTATATTGGGCAGTGGGCTAATGCAGTTTGTCCAGCGATGTTGCTGTAAGTTGCTCTCGAAGATGGACGCCGGCAGTGCAGTGCAAAGCCGTAGCAAAGCATTAGTATGCAGGACTGTCCTTTGGTGAGTGCACAAAACCCTGGAGTAATTTACAGTGAAGGATTCAGAAGTGAcatatgatttttatttttattttatttttttattaattagtCACAATACTTTGAGAGTAATCCATACTCAAATGAGTTGCGTTTGAGTATTGATGTAATGATGCCATGGAATTGATACCTCCATCACTAGTGGTCAGCTCATTCACAAGCACTGGCCTGGTTTGCAAATATCACGCCACTTCAGGTATCATTGTACATAATAAGCAgtcagctctcctctctgatAAACAAGTAAATAAGTGAGTCTCAGTAACTGGCTAAAAGATGAATAAGAGGGCCACATTAATAAAATTAGTTTGTTTACCCAAGAGTGGTTTCTAAATATGATGtggttatttctgtttttagaatttttttttatatattgctAATCTGGACACCACATCTGTTCCTTAGttaaacacatttatatattgCCTTTttacaagtttgtttttgttttgtttttgttttttttacccgCACAAAAGGACAATGATAATGAATATTAATCTAAATTAATCCATAGCAGCCATTAGATGGCTGGTTCTTGAAACTTCAATCATCCAATCCACAAACACCAAACAAGAGTTAATAGCAGAATAAACTGTTGCTAGAGAAGATTTGGCAAATTTTTCATGGGCACAACCCACATGCGCTGCTGCTCAtaacacaaatgcatgttccTCAAAAATGTGGTACCAATTAAAAGGGGAAATAAACAGGCTTTCCAATGATATAAGATTTGTTGCCAAGAAGCCAAGACAAACTTTGAATATTTCCCTGATATGTGTGTGCTTATTCCCATGTCTAGATTCTTCAGTAGTCCCATTCTAAGCACTCAGAGGAATCCACCTCACAGTGTAGAGCCCACAGCTGTCAACCTCCTGCAGCATCAGTCTTCTTCCAGCACCCCCACCACTGACAATGATGGTCCCAGTGTTCCATCCGTGGACAGCCACATCACATCTCCATCACCCAGAACCACATCTCCCAATTCAGCCAGTCAGGGTctcagactgtttgactggtcATGTAGCTCATctacaacaaaacaatcaaagacACTGAACTCCACCTCTGGTCTTGCTGCCCTGcagaaatttcattttaaaagggaGCATTTAGCCTCCTatacaaagacatgcatttccTCTGAAGATGGATTTCCCACATCTTCACCCCTCTCTGATGGAAACCAAGAGAAGTACGACCACCCAGACTCTTCTCTATCCAATGGTAGTGCTTACGGCTCCCTGTCCCAGCCTAACACTACATCCTGCCATGAAGAGGAAGTCCTTACCTACAGCTGTACCCCTTCCCACAAGACTGCATCATCTGTATGTTACCCTATTTTTaattgtgtctctgtctcttgtggTTCAGTCATTATCAGTTTCTTAAGTAGATGTGCAGATGGATATTTTGGTGTATTTACATATGTACATTTACTTCCTCAGGAAATTATGTCATACAGCGGTACAGAGCCAGAGCAAAGTCCCACACACGCAGGCAAAGTCGAAAAGAAATCCAGCACTCTGAGATCAAATGTGAGTTTGTACCATTCAGTGTATTTCAGGTTTTTGCTTATTTATTCTCATTCTGCTTACTAGACCTACAAACAACAAGGTTAAGACAACTATCTACCAATAATATTGGCTATGTGGGGTCCCATCCTCACCAAACTATAAAATTATGTTGTGGTATAAACTATATAGCCCATAAATCTTTCATCAATCTTTGCTTGTATAGCACTGCTCatagaaaaaaattaacactCAGTGCTTCACATATTATACTCTACTCTGTGTGGgttgaattattaaaataaaacactcaccCTGCCAACATGGGCACAAAAAGACTTTGTTAAAGACACCGAGCCAATACTAATATATTATAGATAATAGATTATAGGATAAGTAATAGAtgagttaattaaaaaaacaaaaaaaacaacttgcaCAAAATTAACACAGTAAATGGGTTAATAGTAAATATAGGCAATAAATATGTAGCTGCATCATGTTTAATAAAAGGTTTTAATTGATGTAACAGCAGCGCAGCCACGTGAGTATCAACTTTTAATCTTGTCtcctgaatgtgctgttttgttttgtttt
Encoded here:
- the exo1 gene encoding exonuclease 1, with the protein product MGISGLLQFIKEAAEPISVKKYKGQTVAVDTYCWLHKGAFSCAEKLAKGEPTDQYVWYCMKFVDMLLTFGVKPVLVFDGCNLPSKKEVERSRRERREVNLQKGRQLLREGKLSEARDCFARCVNITPAMAHNVIKAARTRGVDCLVAPYEADAQLAFLTKSGLAQAVITEDSDLLAFGCKKVILKMDKQGNGLEIDQDNLGRCRTLGNVFTEEKFRYMCILSGCDYLASLYGIGLVKACKLLRLANEPDILKVIRKIGQYLKISLVVPEQYIEGFVRANNTFLYQLVFDPVRRKVVPLNPYPDHIDPATLTYAGLNFGDEKGLQMALGNLDINTMDRIDNFSPDKPSPQLLKTRSQRWNDSPTSNGTSIWCGEFKSVSPAPPCSAASPDRPPSTRGKERVISQEDLRLPCRELQVKRPHDSCISDLGLLQQYSSSSQKRSRSNQHDDMPILTCPSRPRNRFATLLQKRNWEGDGQATHSRFFSSPILSTQRNPPHSVEPTAVNLLQHQSSSSTPTTDNDGPSVPSVDSHITSPSPRTTSPNSASQGLRLFDWSCSSSTTKQSKTLNSTSGLAALQKFHFKREHLASYTKTCISSEDGFPTSSPLSDGNQEKYDHPDSSLSNGSAYGSLSQPNTTSCHEEEVLTYSCTPSHKTASSEIMSYSGTEPEQSPTHAGKVEKKSSTLRSNVSGLSKLKSNNRGQGAKGQMCPARASGLRKQSVGSGKKVSSVNNENNPVVQVTISCLWKKFNFKKDS